The Rhodamnia argentea isolate NSW1041297 chromosome 7, ASM2092103v1, whole genome shotgun sequence genome contains the following window.
TTCGGGCTGAGACCCAGCTCTGCGGGGCAAGAACACGCCCGTGCCGGCGGACTCCCTCTTTGCGGCTGCCGGAGGAGCGCCCAGGAACGCCGCCCGCATGCCGGTGCCGTTCTGGAGTTGGTGGTGTTGGAGGAGGCCGCTCTGCTGCGGCTGCCGCTGAGACTGCTGGAGCGAAGGCCATGCAGATGGGGACATGCCCAGAGTGGTCCGGCCACCACCGTTCCGGGTACAGACAACAGCGTCATCGTCTCTCGCCACTTGATGTACCGCCATTCGCTGCTGCTGTTGCGTCGCCTTCGGTTGCGATCCCCAAGCCCCAGAAtctcgctgctgctgctgctgtttcaTCTGCTGcagcacaaaaacaaaaacgaaaacGAAATATCCGAAGCTCAGACACAGCATTTCAACTTTGTCTTTTCGCAGCGAGCCTCAAGTGCGTGCGCGTTTCCATGCGAACCTGATCAAACAGCATCTGCTGGTAGGAAAGCGACTGGTGTGGGTACAAATTGACGTTCGAGTTAGGGTTCTTCGCCGGAGGGACGGGGATCGCAGCGATTTTCCTCGGGTAAAAGTAATGACCCGGGACACTTGTGCCGTGCTCGAGTTCGTGAAGCTGCTGCAACTTGTGAAGTCTCATCTTCGCAGCCTCCACGGCGGCCTCGCGCAGCAGATCCCAGCCGCCCGGAGGAGAAGAGGCCTGGAATGGCAGAGGAGATTGACAACAACCGCACAGCGTCGATTGCGGCGAAACAGACAGACACCGTCCCTGaagggagggaaaaagggaaTAGAGACGATGAAACTTCATAACATTTGAAAATTACGAGAAAATCACAAAGGCGCTAAGTGGGGCAGAACTGGACAACCCGTTTTGTTTGGACAATACCTTGGAGTAAGCAGGAGCAAAATCAGAGAAGTTGGGCTTCTTGAGACCCTCCCCGCCGAGAGCCGAGCCGGCCATTATCCGGGTGAGGTCGGCGATGACGAAGTCCTCCTCGTCGCTCTCGGTCTCCGTGGAGCCGAACACCGACTCAACCGGAGAGCCGAGGCCCGAGTACCCTCCGCAGGGCCCGAAGCGGCAGCACGGGTTGGAGCCCGGGTCGAGGCCCTTCTTCGCCGCAGCGGCCGCTAGGAagtcgtcgtcgccgtcggcTAGGAACTGGGGAGGGAGCCAGAACTGGCCGTCGTTCAGAGCATCGAGCATGGCCATCTTCGAgcgccaaagaaagaaaagcaagcaAGAAAGTATCGGAGTGCTTGGGAAATGGGGGTGGGAAGCGTTTGAagaggaagggagagagagagagagagagagagagcgccgGTTGCTAAAGAAATCACAGAGAGACCCAGTTCGATTTCTGCTGGGTATTTGCAGACCCAGGGGCCccagctagagagagaaaactgCCGCTTTTAAGAAAAGCAGAGACGTGTGGGCCgggagcgagggagagagaggcgtttgaagaagaagaagaagaacaatttttttttttttttttttgggtttctcgAGGGGTGGGGGGAAGACAGAGAGGTGTTCCGTTCATTCTTctgagtgagggagagggaaggGAGCTTGGTTTTATAAAAAGCAGGGGGACAGACCGCGAGGACCGAGGGGACAGGCTCACGCGGCGGGAGGGAGGGGGAGTGGGAGGCACGCGCCGGGGTGGTAGTGGGAGAGTGGCGGGACCCACGTCGCCACGATACAGTTGAGGCCAGgtaagaggaggaggaggagggtacAAAATGGGGAGTTGGAGAATATGCATGTGAGCCTCTGCGGTCTGTGAACTCTTTTTCGAATTTCGGAATTTCGATTTTTtcgctttatttatttatttatttttttttgtgtgcgcGATGACCCATGAGTGAAGCAACTCGCCCCAAGTGGCTCGCCGCCCTCGACCGTGGCTCGAACAACATTTGCTTTGGACTTTGGTCGTCCCcttacataaaaaatataatcttaAAATAGGTTtttcttcgacaaaaaaaataataatataggtttttctcctttcctacttcttttatgaaattttggGACAAGGGTACTCAAAATCTTTAAACTTATCAAGTTTATATAATTGAGCATTAAAACTGTTAAAAAGTAtaatcgaatcctaaaatttatcaaaaaagtacaatcaaattttaaattttttaaaaagtacaatcaattcctaaaatttattacaaaatttcgatttagtcctaaaactttcaaaaataataattaatggaatgactttgattagatcaatttaacaagtttagcacttttaaaaattttaggatttgattgtgctttttcgataagttttaggatttcactgtatttttttaaaatgttaagattaaattatattttcgtaataaattttaggGCTTCCACATAtttccttgaattttgaaaGAAAGGGGATTAAGCGGGATGATGCTTTTAACTTTTTCTACCGCTATACGGGAGCTTCGCAAACTTTCGTATTACTATTAGCCGTCGATCCTCCTCCCATCTTTTTCCCCGTCTGCCATGCCTAGCAAGTGATTTTTCAAGGGCAACAAATTGTaactcttctttgttttttttttttttcaagtccaATCACTTTTTCGCCCTTGAATAGCATGAAACAAAGTTACAATTTTACACTCGTGCAGTAACTacagaaaaaaatgagaaaatattgaaatgaTCACTACAAAAACATTACGACCTCTTCATAACAAttgtcttttcaattttatctcgACCTTATGATATTAATATCGTAACGGGcaagttcctcatttttaaTATATCATTCGTTAATTCGCCGTTCCAAAGAACGGTGGTAATTGGTGTGGTACATCTATGCACTCTCTTAATTTTCGATACAACACAGCACCGACCGTGCACACGAATGAGCTGTTACATAAAAACACCTAAAAGGACATGCCTCACGTCCATTA
Protein-coding sequences here:
- the LOC115734647 gene encoding uncharacterized protein LOC115734647 isoform X2, translating into MAMLDALNDGQFWLPPQFLADGDDDFLAAAAAKKGLDPGSNPCCRFGPCGGYSGLGSPVESVFGSTETESDEEDFVIADLTRIMAGSALGGEGLKKPNFSDFAPAYSKGRCLSVSPQSTLCGCCQSPLPFQASSPPGGWDLLREAAVEAAKMRLHKLQQLHELEHGTSVPGHYFYPRKIAAIPVPPAKNPNSNVNLYPHQSLSYQQMLFDQQMKQQQQQRDSGAWGSQPKATQQQQRMAVHQVARDDDAVVCTRNGGGRTTLGMSPSAWPSLQQSQRQPQQSGLLQHHQLQNGTGMRAAFLGAPPAAAKRESAGTGVFLPRRAGSQPEPRKKHACPTVLVPAKVVQALNMNLSSRHSQHSQPGLRTRRLAPEADDGVWKFPASGPCAQPRRNLRAQPAMGHEARLPQEWTY
- the LOC115734647 gene encoding uncharacterized protein LOC115734647 isoform X4 codes for the protein MAMLDALNDGQFWLPPQFLADGDDDFLAAAAAKKGLDPGSNPCCRFGPCGGYSGLGSPVESVFGSTETESDEEDFVIADLTRIMAGSALGGEGLKKPNFSDFAPAYSKGRCLSVSPQSTLCGCCQSPLPFQASSPPGGWDLLREAAVEAAKMRLHKLQQLHELEHGTSVPGHYFYPRKIAAIPVPPAKNPNSNVNLYPHQSLSYQQMLFDQQMKQQQQQRDSGAWGSQPKATQQQQRMAVHQVARDDDAVVCTRNGGGRTTLGMSPSAWPSLQQSQRQPQQSGLLQHHQLQNGTGMRAAFLGAPPAAAKRESAGTGVFLPRRAGSQPEPRKKHACPTVLVPAKVVQALNMNLSSRHSQHSQPGLRTRRLAPEADGVWKFPASGPCAQPRRNLRAQPAMGHEARLPQEWTY
- the LOC115734647 gene encoding uncharacterized protein LOC115734647 isoform X1; this encodes MAMLDALNDGQFWLPPQFLADGDDDFLAAAAAKKGLDPGSNPCCRFGPCGGYSGLGSPVESVFGSTETESDEEDFVIADLTRIMAGSALGGEGLKKPNFSDFAPAYSKGRCLSVSPQSTLCGCCQSPLPFQASSPPGGWDLLREAAVEAAKMRLHKLQQLHELEHGTSVPGHYFYPRKIAAIPVPPAKNPNSNVNLYPHQSLSYQQMLFDQQMKQQQQQRDSGAWGSQPKATQQQQRMAVHQVARDDDAVVCTRNGGGRTTLGMSPSAWPSLQQSQRQPQQSGLLQHHQLQNGTGMRAAFLGAPPAAAKRESAGTGVFLPRRAGSQPEPRKKHACPTVLVPAKVVQALNMNLSSRHSQHSQPGLRTRRLAPEAVDDGVWKFPASGPCAQPRRNLRAQPAMGHEARLPQEWTY
- the LOC115734647 gene encoding uncharacterized protein LOC115734647 isoform X3, translating into MAMLDALNDGQFWLPPQFLADGDDDFLAAAAAKKGLDPGSNPCCRFGPCGGYSGLGSPVESVFGSTETESDEEDFVIADLTRIMAGSALGGEGLKKPNFSDFAPAYSKGRCLSVSPQSTLCGCCQSPLPFQASSPPGGWDLLREAAVEAAKMRLHKLQQLHELEHGTSVPGHYFYPRKIAAIPVPPAKNPNSNVNLYPHQSLSYQQMLFDQMKQQQQQRDSGAWGSQPKATQQQQRMAVHQVARDDDAVVCTRNGGGRTTLGMSPSAWPSLQQSQRQPQQSGLLQHHQLQNGTGMRAAFLGAPPAAAKRESAGTGVFLPRRAGSQPEPRKKHACPTVLVPAKVVQALNMNLSSRHSQHSQPGLRTRRLAPEAVDDGVWKFPASGPCAQPRRNLRAQPAMGHEARLPQEWTY